From the genome of Halomonas sp. 1513, one region includes:
- a CDS encoding anthranilate synthase component I, protein MTSARFNELAEAGYNRIPVTREVLADLDTPLSTYLKLADAPWTFLLESVQGGEKWGRYSIIGLPCRERIEVRGFTVRHLIDGAEVERHEVEDPLAWIEDFQARFKVPRLDDQPRFDGGLVGYFGYDTIRYVEPRLRSEAAANKPDPIGVPDILLMVCDELVVFDNLSGRLTLWTHADPAEAEAYQRARGRLERLEVQLRSATLNTVSPGTGRSAVEEGHFTSGFTEQGFKAAVDKIKGYVLAGDVMQCVPSQRMSIPYQAPPLDLYRALRSLNPSPYMFFFNLDDHHVVGSSPEILTRLEEGEVTVRPIAGTRVRGKTEEEDQALEADLLADPKEIAEHLMLIDLGRNDVGRISETGSVVVTDQMAVERYSHVMHIVSNVTGKLKPGLTAMDALRATFPAGTLSGAPKIRAMEIIDELEPVKRGIYSGAVGYLSWHGNLDTAIAIRTAVIKDGELHVQAGAGVVADSVPEMEWQETLNKGRALFRAVAMAERGLDNLE, encoded by the coding sequence ATGACTTCCGCGCGCTTCAATGAGCTGGCCGAGGCCGGCTACAACCGTATTCCGGTGACCCGCGAGGTGCTCGCCGACCTGGATACGCCGCTTTCCACCTACCTCAAGCTGGCCGATGCGCCCTGGACCTTCCTGCTCGAGTCCGTGCAGGGCGGCGAGAAGTGGGGCCGCTATTCGATCATCGGCCTGCCGTGCCGCGAGCGCATCGAGGTGCGCGGCTTCACGGTGCGCCATCTCATCGACGGCGCCGAGGTGGAACGCCACGAGGTCGAGGACCCGCTGGCCTGGATCGAGGACTTCCAGGCGCGCTTCAAGGTCCCGCGCCTCGACGACCAGCCGCGCTTCGACGGTGGCCTGGTCGGCTACTTTGGCTACGACACCATTCGCTACGTCGAGCCGCGGCTGCGCAGTGAAGCCGCGGCCAACAAACCCGACCCGATCGGCGTGCCCGACATCCTGCTGATGGTGTGCGATGAGCTGGTGGTGTTCGACAACCTCTCCGGGCGCCTCACGCTGTGGACCCACGCCGACCCCGCCGAGGCTGAGGCCTATCAGCGTGCCCGCGGTCGCCTCGAGCGGCTCGAAGTGCAGCTGCGCAGTGCCACCCTCAACACCGTCAGCCCCGGCACCGGCCGCAGCGCGGTGGAGGAGGGGCACTTCACCTCGGGCTTCACCGAGCAGGGCTTCAAGGCCGCGGTGGATAAGATCAAGGGCTACGTGCTGGCCGGCGACGTGATGCAGTGCGTGCCCTCCCAGCGCATGTCGATCCCCTACCAGGCGCCGCCGCTGGATCTGTACCGCGCGCTGCGCAGCCTCAACCCCTCGCCCTACATGTTCTTCTTCAACCTCGACGACCACCACGTGGTGGGCTCCTCGCCGGAGATCCTCACCCGGCTGGAGGAGGGCGAAGTCACGGTGCGCCCGATTGCCGGCACCCGCGTGCGCGGCAAGACCGAAGAAGAAGACCAGGCGCTGGAGGCCGATCTGCTGGCCGACCCCAAGGAGATCGCCGAGCACCTGATGCTGATCGACCTGGGACGCAACGACGTGGGCCGCATCAGCGAGACTGGCTCGGTGGTGGTCACCGACCAGATGGCGGTGGAGCGCTACTCCCACGTGATGCACATCGTCTCCAACGTCACCGGCAAGCTGAAGCCGGGCCTCACCGCAATGGACGCACTGCGCGCCACCTTCCCCGCCGGCACGCTCTCCGGCGCGCCCAAGATCCGCGCCATGGAGATCATCGACGAGCTCGAGCCGGTCAAGCGCGGCATCTACTCCGGCGCGGTAGGCTACCTCTCCTGGCACGGCAACCTCGACACCGCAATTGCCATCCGCACCGCGGTGATCAAGGACGGCGAGCTGCACGTCCAGGCTGGCGCCGGTGTGGTCGCCGACTCGGTCCCCGAGATGGAGTGGCAGGAGACCCTCAACAAGGGCCGCGCGCTGTTCCGCGCCGTGGCCATGGCCGAGCGCGGCCTCGACAACCTCGAATAG
- a CDS encoding phosphoglycolate phosphatase has translation MHPLLQGVKLVAFDLDGTLVDSVPDLAAAVDAALADLELPPAGEKKVRDWVGNGSHKLIERALGDALGVAPEPERLTAVHERFLHHYGLAPNARTQLYPGVREALDGLHAAGMPLGLVTNKPQAFIAPILEGFGLAGHFGLCLGGDALPQKKPDPAPLLHLARHFAVAPGDCLMVGDSRHDIEAGRRAGFRTLAVPYGYNHGEPVAASRPDGLVESLAELV, from the coding sequence ATGCATCCGCTGCTGCAAGGCGTGAAACTGGTGGCCTTCGACCTCGACGGTACCCTGGTCGACTCGGTGCCCGATCTGGCCGCCGCGGTGGACGCCGCCCTGGCCGACCTCGAGCTGCCGCCGGCCGGCGAAAAGAAGGTCCGCGACTGGGTGGGCAACGGCTCGCATAAGCTGATCGAGCGCGCCCTCGGCGATGCCCTGGGCGTGGCCCCGGAGCCAGAGCGGCTGACCGCGGTACATGAGCGCTTCCTGCACCACTACGGGCTGGCGCCCAATGCCCGCACCCAGCTCTACCCCGGGGTGCGCGAGGCCCTCGATGGGCTGCACGCGGCCGGCATGCCGCTGGGGCTGGTGACCAACAAGCCGCAGGCCTTCATTGCGCCCATCCTCGAGGGCTTCGGCCTGGCCGGGCACTTCGGGCTGTGCCTGGGTGGCGACGCCCTGCCGCAGAAGAAGCCCGACCCGGCGCCGCTGCTGCACCTGGCGCGGCACTTCGCGGTGGCCCCAGGCGACTGCCTGATGGTCGGCGATTCGCGCCACGACATCGAGGCCGGTCGGCGCGCCGGCTTTCGCACCCTGGCCGTGCCCTACGGCTACAATCACGGTGAGCCGGTGGCCGCGAGCCGCCCCGATGGCCTAGTTGAATCGCTTGCGGAACTCGTTTAG
- a CDS encoding FAD-dependent oxidoreductase produces MPLPRIVVVGGGAGGLELVTRLGRKLGKRKRAEVVLVDRNPTHIWKPLLHEVATGVLDSGLDEVSYQGHSKAHGYQFQRGTLSDLDREAQTLSLAPILDDDGSVVLPSRSLHYDYLVLALGSVSNDFGTPGVAEHCHFLDSPQQAEAFRHDMLNTFLRYSDPERRLHPKLAVGIVGAGATGVELAAELYDASKMLHSYGFTNMDSGQLDVHLIEAAPNILPALPERITKAVQRELEKLGVNIHVETRVTQADTEGFITADGTRIETDLNVWAAGIKAPPFLSELGLATERNHQIKVNAELQSLDDPRIFAFGDCASCPQADGKPVPPRAQAAHQQASRLYRNLLATLDDKPLKPFVFRDRGSLISLAHFDAVGSLMRGASARSLFLEGRIAKLFYASLYRMHQFAIHGAVKTGMTIVVDGINRFLKPKMKLH; encoded by the coding sequence ATGCCTCTACCACGCATCGTGGTGGTCGGCGGCGGCGCAGGCGGACTCGAGCTGGTCACCCGGCTCGGACGCAAACTCGGCAAGCGCAAGCGTGCCGAGGTGGTGCTCGTCGACCGCAACCCCACCCATATCTGGAAACCGCTGCTCCACGAGGTTGCCACCGGCGTGCTCGACTCGGGCCTCGATGAGGTCTCCTACCAGGGCCACTCCAAGGCCCACGGCTACCAGTTCCAGCGCGGCACCCTCAGCGACCTGGATCGCGAGGCCCAGACCCTGAGCCTGGCGCCGATCCTCGACGATGACGGCAGCGTGGTCCTGCCCTCGCGCAGCCTGCACTACGACTACCTGGTGCTGGCGCTGGGCAGCGTCTCCAACGACTTCGGCACCCCCGGCGTCGCCGAGCACTGCCACTTTCTCGACAGCCCCCAGCAGGCCGAGGCGTTCCGCCACGACATGCTCAACACCTTCCTGCGCTACAGCGACCCGGAGCGCCGCCTGCATCCCAAGCTGGCGGTGGGCATCGTCGGTGCCGGCGCCACCGGGGTGGAGCTCGCCGCCGAGCTCTATGACGCCTCGAAGATGCTGCACAGCTACGGCTTTACCAACATGGATAGCGGCCAGCTCGACGTGCACCTGATCGAGGCCGCGCCGAACATCCTGCCGGCGCTGCCGGAGCGCATCACCAAGGCGGTTCAGCGTGAGCTGGAGAAGCTCGGCGTCAATATCCACGTCGAGACCCGCGTCACCCAGGCCGACACAGAGGGCTTCATCACCGCCGACGGCACGCGCATCGAGACCGACCTCAACGTGTGGGCGGCGGGCATCAAGGCGCCGCCGTTTCTCTCCGAGCTGGGCCTGGCCACCGAGCGCAACCACCAGATCAAGGTCAACGCCGAGCTGCAGAGCCTCGACGACCCGCGCATCTTCGCCTTCGGCGACTGCGCCAGCTGCCCTCAGGCCGACGGCAAGCCGGTACCGCCGCGGGCCCAGGCCGCCCACCAACAAGCCTCGCGGCTCTACCGCAACCTGCTGGCGACCCTCGACGACAAGCCGCTCAAGCCGTTCGTGTTCCGCGACCGCGGCTCGCTGATCTCACTGGCCCACTTCGATGCGGTGGGCAGCCTGATGCGCGGCGCCTCGGCGCGCAGCCTGTTCCTCGAGGGGCGCATCGCCAAGCTGTTCTACGCCTCCCTCTACCGCATGCACCAGTTCGCCATCCACGGCGCGGTCAAGACCGGCATGACCATCGTCGTCGACGGCATCAACCGCTTCCTCAAGCCCAAGATGAAGCTTCACTGA
- a CDS encoding ribulose-phosphate 3-epimerase: MASPRDFKIAPSILSANFARLGEEVDDVLASGADIVHFDVMDNHYVPNLTIGPMVCEALRKHGVTAPIDAHLMVKPVDRLIGDFIDAGASYITFHPEASEHVDRSLQLIRDGGCKAGLVFNPATPLSYLDYVMDKVDMILLMSVNPGFGGQAFIPATLDKLREARARIDASGRDIRLEIDGGVKVENIAEIARAGADTFVAGSAIFKARNADEPHRYDGVLKALRDELASV; the protein is encoded by the coding sequence ATGGCCAGCCCCCGCGACTTCAAGATCGCTCCTTCCATACTCTCCGCCAACTTCGCTCGCCTGGGCGAAGAGGTCGACGACGTGCTCGCCTCGGGGGCCGATATCGTCCACTTCGACGTGATGGACAACCACTACGTGCCCAACCTGACCATCGGTCCGATGGTCTGCGAGGCGCTGCGCAAGCACGGCGTCACCGCGCCCATCGACGCCCACCTGATGGTCAAGCCGGTGGACCGGCTGATCGGCGACTTTATCGACGCCGGGGCCAGCTATATCACCTTTCACCCCGAAGCCTCCGAGCACGTCGACCGCTCGCTGCAGCTGATCCGCGACGGCGGCTGCAAGGCGGGGCTGGTGTTCAACCCGGCCACGCCGCTCTCCTACCTTGACTACGTGATGGACAAGGTCGACATGATCCTGCTGATGAGCGTCAATCCCGGCTTCGGCGGCCAGGCGTTCATCCCCGCCACCCTCGACAAGCTGCGCGAGGCGCGGGCGCGCATCGACGCCTCGGGGCGCGATATTCGCCTCGAGATCGACGGTGGGGTAAAGGTGGAGAACATTGCCGAGATCGCCCGCGCCGGGGCCGACACCTTCGTCGCCGGCTCGGCGATCTTCAAGGCCCGCAATGCCGACGAGCCGCACCGCTACGACGGCGTGCTCAAGGCGCTGCGCGACGAGCTGGCGAGTGTCTGA
- a CDS encoding MFS transporter has product MPTLILAIAELFGTALWFTPNAVLADLQALWRLSDADLGWLTGAVQGGFLLGTLLIGLAGLADRLDASKLFAACCLLGALSNALLPWAGGLWGAVGLRVITGMCLAGIYPVGMKLMVGWTPGKSGLGLAWLVGMLVLGTALPHGLRGLGELSAGIPWQGGIWGASLLAVAGGAMVWRLGEAPAVRQAKHSAGGPGARLAGLEAFSIDAFRRAASAYFGHMWELYTLWALLPLMLLAAAPGLETASLALLAFTLIAVGGPACWLGGALSQRIGSRRVAQLGLAGSALCCLAYPLLGPLLAPATAGGSLLPVALFLALWSALAVVDSPQFSALSAAACPARIVGSALTLQNAIGFAVSMLSLIVLIPLWQALGPWLAWLLLPGPLVGLWCLRHAQARRAIR; this is encoded by the coding sequence ATGCCCACGCTGATTCTGGCCATCGCCGAGCTGTTCGGCACCGCTCTGTGGTTTACCCCCAACGCCGTGCTCGCCGACCTGCAGGCGCTGTGGCGGCTCAGCGACGCCGACCTCGGCTGGCTGACCGGCGCCGTACAGGGCGGCTTTCTGCTCGGCACCCTGCTGATCGGCCTGGCTGGGCTCGCCGACCGCCTCGACGCCAGCAAGCTGTTCGCCGCCTGCTGCCTGCTCGGCGCGCTCTCCAACGCCCTGCTGCCCTGGGCCGGCGGGCTGTGGGGTGCGGTGGGCCTGCGCGTGATCACCGGCATGTGCCTGGCCGGCATCTACCCGGTGGGCATGAAGCTGATGGTCGGCTGGACGCCGGGCAAGAGCGGCCTGGGGCTGGCCTGGCTGGTGGGCATGCTGGTGCTGGGCACCGCCCTGCCCCACGGGCTGCGCGGGCTGGGCGAGTTGAGCGCCGGGATTCCCTGGCAGGGCGGCATTTGGGGCGCTTCGCTGCTGGCGGTGGCTGGCGGCGCCATGGTGTGGCGCCTCGGCGAGGCCCCCGCGGTGCGCCAGGCCAAGCATAGCGCCGGCGGCCCGGGCGCGCGCCTGGCGGGGCTCGAGGCGTTCTCCATCGACGCTTTCCGGCGCGCTGCCAGCGCCTACTTCGGGCATATGTGGGAGCTGTATACGCTGTGGGCGCTGCTGCCGCTGATGCTGCTGGCCGCCGCCCCGGGGCTGGAGACCGCCAGCCTGGCGCTGCTCGCCTTTACCCTGATCGCCGTGGGCGGCCCGGCCTGCTGGCTGGGCGGTGCCCTCAGCCAGCGCATCGGCAGCCGCCGGGTGGCGCAGCTCGGCCTGGCCGGCTCGGCGCTGTGCTGCCTGGCCTACCCGCTGCTCGGCCCGCTGCTCGCGCCGGCAACGGCAGGCGGTTCGCTGCTGCCGGTGGCGCTGTTCCTGGCGCTATGGAGCGCGCTGGCGGTGGTCGACTCGCCGCAGTTCTCGGCGCTGTCGGCAGCGGCCTGCCCGGCGCGCATCGTCGGCAGCGCCCTGACGTTGCAGAACGCCATCGGCTTCGCCGTCTCGATGCTGTCGCTGATCGTGCTGATTCCTCTATGGCAGGCCCTGGGTCCCTGGCTGGCCTGGCTGCTGCTGCCCGGCCCGCTGGTGGGGCTATGGTGCCTGCGCCACGCCCAGGCGCGCAGGGCCATACGCTGA
- a CDS encoding thiosulfate transporter subunit, protein MSATSLFRRGALGASLAAALTAGVVTPSVAAERELLNSSYDIARELFSAINPEFIAHWQEQHGEEIDVQQSHGGSSAQARAIMQGLRADVVTYNQVTDVQALADDGLVAEDWQDAFDNNASPYYSTTAFLVRKDNPKGIESWDDLVREDVQMVFPNPKTSGNGRYTYLAAWGFAEEQFDGDEEQIHDFMRTFLRNVAVFDTGGRGATTSFIERGIGDVLISFESEVNNIRGEYGSDDYEVIVPPVSILAEFPVAVVGPNAERNGNLDLAEAYVDYLYSEDAQRQLASFNYRVHHEAVVEEFADQFPETELLRVEDVFGSWDEAMENHFANGALLDQLQRR, encoded by the coding sequence ATGTCAGCCACTTCCCTGTTTCGTCGCGGCGCCCTCGGCGCCTCTCTGGCCGCCGCCCTCACCGCTGGTGTGGTTACGCCCAGCGTGGCCGCCGAGCGCGAGCTGCTCAACTCCTCCTACGATATCGCCCGCGAGCTGTTCTCGGCGATCAACCCCGAGTTCATCGCCCACTGGCAGGAGCAGCACGGCGAGGAGATCGACGTGCAGCAGTCCCACGGCGGCTCGTCGGCCCAGGCCCGCGCCATCATGCAGGGCCTGCGCGCCGACGTGGTGACCTACAACCAGGTCACCGACGTGCAGGCCCTGGCCGACGACGGGCTGGTCGCCGAGGACTGGCAGGACGCCTTCGACAACAACGCCTCGCCCTACTACTCCACCACCGCCTTCCTGGTGCGCAAGGACAACCCCAAGGGCATCGAGAGCTGGGACGATCTGGTGCGTGAAGACGTGCAGATGGTGTTCCCCAACCCCAAGACCTCGGGCAACGGCCGCTACACCTACCTGGCCGCCTGGGGCTTCGCCGAGGAGCAGTTCGACGGCGACGAGGAGCAGATCCACGACTTCATGCGCACCTTCCTGCGTAACGTGGCGGTGTTCGACACCGGCGGTCGCGGTGCCACCACCAGCTTCATCGAGCGCGGCATCGGCGATGTGCTGATCAGCTTCGAGTCCGAGGTCAACAACATCCGCGGCGAGTACGGCAGCGATGACTACGAGGTGATCGTGCCGCCGGTCAGCATCCTGGCCGAGTTCCCGGTGGCGGTGGTCGGCCCCAACGCCGAACGTAACGGCAACCTCGACCTGGCCGAGGCCTACGTCGACTACCTCTACAGCGAAGATGCCCAGCGCCAGCTGGCTAGCTTCAACTACCGCGTGCACCACGAGGCGGTGGTCGAGGAATTCGCCGACCAGTTCCCGGAGACCGAGCTGCTGCGCGTCGAGGACGTGTTCGGTAGCTGGGACGAGGCGATGGAGAACCACTTCGCCAACGGCGCCCTGCTGGATCAGCTGCAGCGCAGATGA
- a CDS encoding sulfate ABC transporter permease subunit CysT, which translates to MITLANITGSAPKRVLPGFGLSLGISLTFVSLMLLLPMTSLFGQLSGISLAEYWRIITDGRVVASYVVTIGAAAVAALVNAAFGLLLAWVLVRYDFPGKRLLDALMDLPFALPTAVAGITLATLYSSNGWMGRLLDPLGIQVAYTWVGIALAMAFTSIPFVVRTVQPVLEDLPNEVDEAALTLGASDATAFRRVILPHLWPALVTGTGLAFVRSLGEFGAIIFIAGNAPYETEITALMIFVRLQEYDYVGASAIASVVLAVSLALLLAINIWQGRFIKRLHGGRG; encoded by the coding sequence ATGATTACGCTCGCCAACATCACCGGCAGCGCCCCCAAGCGGGTGCTGCCGGGTTTCGGTTTATCACTCGGCATCAGCCTGACCTTCGTCTCGCTGATGCTGCTGCTGCCCATGACCAGCCTGTTCGGGCAGCTCTCGGGTATCAGCCTGGCGGAGTACTGGCGGATCATCACTGACGGCCGGGTCGTCGCCAGCTATGTGGTCACCATCGGCGCCGCCGCGGTGGCCGCGCTGGTCAACGCCGCCTTCGGGCTGCTGCTGGCCTGGGTGCTGGTGCGCTACGACTTTCCCGGCAAGCGTCTGCTCGACGCGCTGATGGATCTGCCCTTCGCGCTGCCCACTGCGGTGGCCGGCATCACCCTGGCCACGCTCTACTCGAGCAACGGCTGGATGGGTCGCCTGCTCGACCCGCTGGGCATCCAGGTCGCCTATACCTGGGTGGGCATCGCGCTGGCCATGGCCTTTACCAGCATTCCGTTCGTGGTGCGCACGGTGCAGCCAGTGCTCGAGGACCTGCCCAACGAGGTCGACGAGGCCGCGCTGACGCTAGGCGCCAGTGACGCCACGGCGTTTCGCCGGGTGATACTGCCGCACCTGTGGCCGGCGCTGGTCACCGGTACCGGCCTGGCCTTCGTGCGCTCGCTGGGCGAGTTCGGGGCGATCATCTTCATCGCCGGCAACGCGCCCTACGAGACCGAGATCACCGCGCTGATGATCTTCGTGCGCCTGCAGGAGTACGACTACGTCGGCGCCTCGGCCATCGCCTCGGTGGTGCTGGCCGTATCGCTGGCGCTGCTGCTGGCGATCAATATCTGGCAGGGGCGCTTCATCAAGCGCCTGCATGGAGGACGCGGCTGA
- a CDS encoding sulfate ABC transporter permease subunit CysW, whose amino-acid sequence MQRIGDAPRVRRILVISAVLLAALFLLLPLVAIFAQAFAQGVEVFWRNVSDPFTLRAIGLTLFITVLTIPVCLVFGVALAWLVTRFSFPGRRLLQTLIDIPFAVSPVVAGLVYLLLYGRNGWIGGWLDGYDIQLMFAWPGILMVTIFVTCPFVARELIPLMQAQGSRDEEAAVTLGASGWTLFRRVTLPNIRWALLYGVILTNARAVGEFGAVSVVSGAIRGQTNTLPLHLEQLYQDYNTVGAFASAALLALIALLTLAAKAGLEWRAARQEA is encoded by the coding sequence ATGCAACGGATCGGTGACGCGCCGCGGGTACGGCGCATCCTGGTGATCAGCGCCGTGCTGTTGGCGGCGCTGTTCCTGCTGCTGCCGCTGGTGGCGATCTTCGCCCAGGCCTTCGCCCAGGGCGTGGAGGTGTTCTGGCGCAACGTCAGCGACCCCTTCACGCTACGCGCCATCGGCCTGACGCTGTTCATCACCGTGCTGACGATTCCGGTGTGCCTGGTGTTCGGCGTCGCCCTGGCCTGGCTGGTGACCCGCTTCAGCTTCCCCGGCCGGCGCCTGCTGCAGACCCTGATCGATATCCCCTTCGCGGTGTCGCCGGTGGTCGCCGGCCTGGTCTATCTGCTGCTCTACGGCCGTAACGGCTGGATCGGCGGTTGGCTCGACGGCTACGACATTCAGCTGATGTTCGCCTGGCCGGGCATTCTGATGGTGACCATCTTCGTCACCTGCCCGTTCGTTGCCCGCGAGCTGATCCCGCTGATGCAGGCCCAGGGCTCCCGCGACGAGGAGGCGGCGGTGACCCTCGGCGCCTCGGGCTGGACGCTGTTTCGCCGGGTCACGCTGCCCAATATCCGCTGGGCGCTGCTCTACGGGGTGATCCTCACCAACGCCCGGGCGGTGGGTGAGTTCGGCGCCGTGTCGGTGGTCTCCGGGGCCATCCGCGGCCAGACCAACACCCTACCGCTGCACCTCGAGCAGCTCTACCAGGACTACAACACCGTGGGCGCCTTCGCCAGCGCCGCGCTGTTGGCCCTGATCGCTTTGCTGACGCTGGCCGCCAAGGCCGGCCTGGAATGGCGCGCCGCGCGCCAGGAGGCTTGA
- a CDS encoding sulfate ABC transporter ATP-binding protein, giving the protein MSIRLTNIAKTFGRTQALEPIDLDIHDGELVGLLGPSGSGKTTLLRIIAGLEQADAKPAGRIQFGERDVTQVHVRDRRIGFVFQHYALFRHMTVFDNVAFGLTVMPRKQRPSSGEIRARVHRLLEMVQLEDFAKRYPAQLSGGQQQRVSLARALALRPDVLLLDEPFGALDAKVRQDLRRWLRHLHDELNFTSVFVTHDQEEALELSDRVVVMSNGRIEQIDTPEALYRAPANRFVFEFLGDVNRLEGDVRNGVLTCGDAQLAVSELDEGRQELLLRPHELKLTDAPSEAARLPVTVTAISPVGAEVRVELEADWLPAPWLATVRHADFERLDIRRGQRLYAIPRRWHRFDDEAAKRRQPTAA; this is encoded by the coding sequence ATGAGCATCCGTCTGACCAATATCGCCAAGACCTTCGGCCGCACCCAGGCCCTGGAACCGATCGACCTCGACATCCACGACGGTGAGCTGGTCGGCCTGCTCGGCCCTTCGGGGTCGGGCAAGACCACCCTGCTGCGCATCATCGCCGGGCTCGAACAGGCCGACGCCAAGCCCGCCGGACGCATCCAGTTCGGCGAGCGCGACGTCACCCAGGTCCACGTGCGCGACCGGCGCATCGGCTTCGTGTTCCAGCACTATGCGCTGTTCCGGCACATGACGGTGTTCGACAACGTCGCCTTCGGCCTCACCGTGATGCCGCGCAAGCAGCGCCCCAGCAGCGGCGAGATCCGCGCACGGGTCCACCGCCTGCTGGAGATGGTGCAGCTCGAGGACTTCGCCAAGCGCTACCCGGCGCAGCTCTCCGGCGGCCAGCAGCAGCGCGTCTCGCTGGCCCGTGCCCTGGCGCTGCGCCCCGACGTGCTGCTGCTCGACGAGCCGTTCGGCGCGCTGGACGCCAAGGTGCGCCAGGACCTGCGCCGCTGGCTGCGCCACCTCCACGACGAGCTCAACTTCACCAGCGTATTCGTCACCCACGACCAGGAGGAGGCGCTGGAGCTCTCCGACCGGGTGGTAGTGATGAGCAACGGCCGCATCGAGCAGATCGACACCCCCGAGGCGCTCTATCGCGCCCCGGCCAACCGCTTCGTGTTCGAGTTCCTCGGCGACGTCAACCGCCTCGAGGGTGACGTGCGCAACGGCGTGCTGACCTGCGGTGACGCCCAGCTGGCGGTGAGCGAGCTCGACGAAGGCCGCCAGGAGCTGCTGCTGCGCCCCCACGAGCTCAAGCTGACCGACGCCCCCAGCGAGGCCGCCCGGCTGCCGGTGACGGTGACCGCGATCTCGCCGGTGGGCGCCGAGGTGCGCGTCGAACTGGAGGCCGACTGGCTGCCGGCGCCGTGGCTGGCCACGGTGCGCCATGCCGACTTCGAGCGACTGGATATCCGCCGCGGCCAGCGACTCTACGCGATCCCGCGCCGCTGGCACCGCTTCGACGATGAGGCCGCCAAGCGCCGTCAGCCGACTGCCGCCTGA
- a CDS encoding thiopurine S-methyltransferase: MSDENEWLSRWREGRIGFHRDAVHPALARFWPTLEVPPGAKVLVPLCGKSLDMRWLAEQGHPVLGIELATDAIEQFLAEGDGEVSRYHAGDFDICRQGSVELWGGDFFHFHIQQAAEVGAFYDRGALIALPQATRQRYAFHLAQLLPPGARGLLISLTRGGGSHAGPPYSVPDDEVRELLEPNFELTHLADGEPEANGFRESAWALKRRGPLA; encoded by the coding sequence GTGAGTGATGAGAACGAGTGGCTGTCGCGCTGGCGTGAGGGGCGCATCGGCTTTCATCGCGATGCGGTGCATCCGGCGCTGGCGCGCTTCTGGCCGACGCTGGAGGTGCCGCCGGGCGCCAAGGTGCTGGTGCCACTGTGCGGCAAGAGCCTCGACATGCGCTGGCTGGCCGAGCAGGGCCATCCGGTGCTGGGCATCGAGCTGGCCACTGATGCCATCGAGCAGTTCCTGGCCGAAGGTGACGGCGAGGTGTCGCGCTATCATGCCGGCGACTTCGATATCTGTCGCCAGGGCAGCGTCGAGCTGTGGGGCGGTGACTTCTTTCACTTCCATATCCAGCAGGCCGCCGAGGTGGGCGCCTTCTACGACCGCGGCGCGCTGATCGCCCTGCCTCAGGCAACGCGTCAGCGCTACGCCTTCCACCTCGCCCAGCTGCTGCCGCCGGGCGCCAGGGGGCTGCTGATCAGCCTCACGCGGGGCGGTGGCAGCCACGCCGGGCCGCCCTACAGCGTCCCGGACGACGAGGTGCGCGAGCTGCTCGAGCCCAACTTCGAGCTGACCCATCTGGCCGACGGCGAGCCCGAGGCGAACGGCTTTCGCGAGAGCGCCTGGGCGCTCAAGCGGCGCGGCCCGCTGGCCTGA
- a CDS encoding peptide-binding protein: protein MRTFKTVILGVALGAMALGAQAQEADDNQAWVSDGLTTFVRSGPTDGYRIVGTLTAGEPVTVLETSGSYTRVEDADGDAVWILSDELQDAPSAGVRVPELEAQVASLSSELDGINEEWETRVATMTETLEQREQRIAELEARNRELDGEADEALRQVRGLQARLDTQEEDLLLRYFMYGGGVAGAGLLVGLIVPHLPRRRKKRDRWF, encoded by the coding sequence ATGCGTACATTCAAGACAGTGATATTGGGCGTAGCACTGGGGGCCATGGCCCTCGGGGCACAGGCCCAGGAAGCGGACGACAACCAGGCCTGGGTCTCCGACGGCCTGACCACCTTCGTCAGAAGCGGCCCCACCGATGGCTATCGCATCGTCGGCACCCTGACCGCCGGCGAGCCGGTCACGGTGCTCGAGACCAGCGGCAGCTACACGCGCGTCGAGGACGCCGACGGCGATGCGGTGTGGATTCTCAGCGACGAGCTGCAGGATGCCCCGAGCGCCGGCGTCAGGGTGCCCGAGCTGGAGGCCCAGGTCGCCAGCCTGAGCAGCGAACTCGACGGGATCAACGAGGAGTGGGAGACCCGCGTGGCGACCATGACCGAGACCCTCGAGCAGCGTGAGCAGCGCATTGCCGAGCTCGAGGCGCGCAACCGCGAGCTCGACGGCGAGGCCGACGAGGCGCTGCGCCAGGTGCGCGGCCTGCAGGCACGCCTGGATACCCAGGAGGAGGACCTGCTGCTGCGCTACTTCATGTACGGCGGTGGCGTGGCCGGCGCCGGGCTGCTGGTCGGCCTGATCGTTCCGCACCTGCCGCGGCGGCGCAAGAAGCGCGACCGCTGGTTCTAA